The following coding sequences are from one Triticum aestivum cultivar Chinese Spring chromosome 5A, IWGSC CS RefSeq v2.1, whole genome shotgun sequence window:
- the LOC123106345 gene encoding deoxyuridine 5'-triphosphate nucleotidohydrolase, translating to MAGMLGVGATRSRLLRSPLPLFTRRAPLHLAPHPDPISRRLLFLPSRTLTAAATTMAATNGTAAADPVQEQPKAAAAPSPAPLLLKVKKLSANAVLPSRGSALAAGYDLSSAVEAVVPARGKALVATDLSVAVPHGTYARIAPRSGLAWKHSIDVGAGVVDADYRGPVGVVLFNHSDADFAVKPGDRVAQLVVERIATPDVAEVDDLDATVRGEGGFGSTGV from the exons ATGGCGGGAATGCTCGGCGTTGGCGCCACCCGTTCCCGCCTCCTCCGCTCCCCGCTACCCCTATTTACCAGGCGCGCTCCCCTCCACCTCGCACCCCACCCCGACCCCATCTcccgccgcctcctcttcctcccatcAAGAACCCTCACCGCCGCAGCGACGACGATGGCCGCCACCAACGGTACCGCCGCCGCGGACCCCGTCCAGGAACAGCCCAAGGCGGCGGCGgccccctcgccggcgccgctgTTGCTCAAGGTGAAGAAGCTGTCGGCCAACGCCGTGCTGCCCTCCCGCGGCTCCGCGCTGGCAGCCGGCTACGACCTCTCCAGCGCGGTGGAGGCCGTGGTGCCGGCGCGCGGCAAGGCGCTCGTCGCCACCGACCTCAGCGTCGCCGTCCCGCACGGCACCTACGCGCGCATCG CGCCGCGGTCGGGGCTGGCGTGGAAGCACTCGATCGACGTGGGCGCGGGCGTGGTGGACGCCGACTACCGGGGCCCCGTCGGCGTCGTCCTCTTCAACCACTCGGACGCCGACTTCGCCGTGAAGCCCGGGGACCGCGTCGCGCAGCTGGTCGTCGAGAGGATCGCCACGCCGGACGTCGCCGAGGTGGacgacctcgacgccaccgtcAGGGGCGAGGGCGGGTTCGGATCCACCGGCGTTTGA
- the LOC123102014 gene encoding uncharacterized protein: protein MDRIPPSPQNPAERATAMDSSDDEWVVLCTDNPADSSDDDRGVLALPASTSPLSLSSSDDDEDDDDGLRSAGSEEEDPFEVDEDEDASPGQRLTRPLSGMFHHTPSDSVAYAAFDPVRSAKQLIPDPAFSAFPERVSVLASSRGLVCLRGCATGFYYVANPLTFRRVRLPYQNRDHRLDADPAVVITFEDDEDAAGQVGLGAGFRHYHVVVTYQVHDGVWAVESFSTRTWDWRVGDDICAPETVVAQSGVGARGRAFFRTTIGHILCYTPETGCVDLIPAPQEVEDRKDWEIGEMEGNFSVACVDQATKEVAVLYMVPGDGADQVTWAWAGQFHANKMGYHDRMTLLRSQGAAEVVMWDPLEQLVLAVDFDGRVTRSIGPLSGGMYYSDFIPYVNSYADIYSEEEVGSVFKTNDEAVTYKVPQASVKAEIDSN from the exons ATGGATCGAATCCCCCCCAGCCCCCAAAACCCAGCGGAGCGAGCCACCGCCATGGACTCCTCCGACGACGAGTGGGTCGTCCTCTGCACCGACAACCCCGCCGACTCCTCGGACGACGACCGCGGCGTCCTCGCGCTccccgcctccacctcccccctctccctctcctcctccgacgacgacgaggacgacgacgacggcctGCGGTCGGCGGGGTCGGAGGAGGAGGACCCGTTCGAggtggacgaggacgaggacgcgtcGCCGGGGCAGCGGCTCACGCGGCCGCTCTCGGGCATGTTCCACCACACGCCCTCCGACTCGGTCGCCTACGCGGCCTTCGACCCCGTGCGCAGCGCCAAGCAGCTCATCCCGGACCCGGCCTTCTCCGCCTTCCCGGAGCGGGTCTCGGTGCTCGCCTCGTCGCGCGGCCTCGTCTGCCTCCGCGGCTGCGCCACCGGCTTCTACTACGTCGCCAACCCGCTCACCTTCCGCCGCGTGCGCCTCCCGTACCAGAACCGCGACCACCGCCTCGACGCCGACCCGGCCGTCGTCATCACCTTCGAGGACGACGAGGACGCCGCCGGCCAAGTCGGCCTCGGCGCCGGCTTCCGCCACTACCACGTCGTCGTCACCTACCAGGTCCACGACGGCGTCTGGGCCGTCGAGTCTTTCTCCACCCGCACCTGGGACTGGCGCGTCGGGGACGACATCTGCGCGCCCGAGACGGTCGTCGCGCAGTCCGGGGTCGGCGCGCGGGGACGCGCCTTCTTCCGCACCACCATCGGCCACATCCTCTGCTACACCCCGGAGACGGGCTGCGTCGACCTCATCCCCGCGCCCCAGGAGGTCGAGGACCGCAAGGACTGGGAGATCGGCGAGATGGAGGGCAACTTCAGCGTCGCCTGCGTCGACCAGGCCACCAAGGAGGTCGCCGTGCTCTACATGGTGCCCGGCGACGGCGCCGACCAGGTCACCTGGGCCTGGGCGGGCCAGTTCCACGCCAACAAGATGGGCTACCATGACAGGATGACCCTGCTCCGCTCCCAGGGCGCCGCTGAGGTGGTCATGTGGGATCCTCTCGAGCAGCTCGTGCTCGCCGTCGACTTCGATGGCAGGGTCACCCGCTCCATCGGCCCCCTCTCCGGCGGGATGTACTACTCGGATTTCATCCCCTACGTCAACTCATACGCCGACATCTACAG CGAGGAGGAGGTGGGTTCTGTGTTCAAGACGAATGATGAAGCCGTGACGTACAAAGTTCCACAGGCATCCGTCAAAGCAGAAATTGATTCCAACTAA